One Heteronotia binoei isolate CCM8104 ecotype False Entrance Well chromosome 20, APGP_CSIRO_Hbin_v1, whole genome shotgun sequence DNA segment encodes these proteins:
- the GSG1L gene encoding germ cell-specific gene 1-like protein, which yields MSGGPGVGGRRGGRRARAVLAAGLTLAALLLSATAFGTTHWCEGTQRVPKPSCGPLRRTNCLLDGEPGPAANHTGRRPPPVRYSWETGDDRFLFRAFHAGIWYSCEENLHAPGEKCRSFIDLAPASERGVLWLSVASEVLYIVLLVVGFSLMCLELARSNNLIDGLKLNAFAAVFTVLSGLLGMVAHMMYTQVFQVTVSLGPEDWRPHSWDYGWSFCLAWGSFTCCMAASVTTLNSYTKTVIEFRHKHKAFEQGFPEEDPPCAADPEPLKCFHERLEEEREEAGAMRLECRPGGYSSKRLLNTQL from the exons atgAGCGGGGGGCCGGGCgtgggggggcggcgggggggccGCCGGGCGCGGGCGGTGCTGGCGGCGGGGCTGACGCTGGCGGCGCTGCTCCTCTCGGCCACGGCCTTCGGCACGACGCACTGGTGCGAGGGGACTCAGCGGGTGCCCAAGCCCTCCTGCGGCCCGCTGCGCCGCACCAACTGCCTCCTCGACGGCGAGCCCGGCCCCGCCGCCAACCACACCGGCCGCCGCCCGCCCCCCGTGCGCTACAGCTGGGAGACCGGCGACGACCGCTTCCTCTTCCGCGCCTTCCACGCCGGCATCTGGTACTCGTGCGAGGAGAACCTCCACGCCCCCG gtGAAAAATGTCGCAGTTTCATTGACCTGGCTCCAGCTTCCGAGCGAG GGGTGCTGTGGCTGTCGGTGGCTTCCGAAGTGCTCTACATTGTTCTGCTGGTTGTCGGCTTCAGCCTCATGTGCCTCGAACTGGCGCGCTCCAACAACTTGATCGATGGGCTGAAGCTCAACGCTTTTGCTGCTGTCTTCACGGTGTTGTCAG ggctgctggggatggtGGCACACATGATGTACACGCAAGTGTTCCAAGTGACTGTCAGCCTGGGCCCGGAGGACTGGCGGCCACACTCCTGGGACTACGGCTGGTCCTTCTG CCTGGCCTGGGGCTCGTTCACGTGCTGCATGGCCGCCTCGGTCACCACCTTGAACTCCTACACCAAGACCGTCATCGAGTTCCGGCACAAGCACAAGGCCTTTGAGCAGGGCTTCCCGGAGGAGGACCCCCCCTGCGCGGCGGATCCGGAGCCCCTCAAGTGCTTCCACGAGAG gctggaggaggagagggaggaggcggGGGCCATGAGGTTAGAGTGCCGGCCGGGGGGCTACTCCTCCAAGA GGCTGCTCAACACCCAGCTGTGA